A single region of the Mustela lutreola isolate mMusLut2 chromosome 2, mMusLut2.pri, whole genome shotgun sequence genome encodes:
- the LOC131824747 gene encoding protein SET-like, which translates to MASKRQSSLPPQMKKPRQPPAPKPGQTSTSQHLHRGEKEQQEAIEHIDEVQNEIDRLNEQASEEILKVEQKYNKLRQPFFQKRSELIAKTPNLGVTTFVNHPQVSALLGEKDEEALRSLTRVEVTEFEDIKSGYRIDFYFDENPYFENKVLSKEFHLNESGDPSSKSTEIKWKSGKDLTKRSSQTQNKASRKRQHEEPESFFTWFTDHSDAGADELGEVIKDDIWPNPLQYHLVPDMDDEKGEGEEDDDDDEEEEGLEDIDEEGDEDEGEEDEDDDEGEEGEEDEGEDD; encoded by the coding sequence ATGGCCTCCAAACGCCAGTCTTCGCTCCCGCCTCAAATGAAGAAACCGagacagccccctgcccccaagcCAGGGCAGACGTCAACATCCCAGCACTTGCatagaggagaaaaagaacagcaagaagCAATTGAACATATTGATGaagtacaaaatgaaatagaCAGACTTAATGAACAAGCCAGTGAGGAGATTTTGAAAGTAGAACAGAAATATAACAAACTCCGCCAACCATTTTTTCAGAAGAGGTCGGAATTGATCGCCAAAACCCCCAATTTGGGGGTAACAACATTTGTCAACCATCCCCAAGTGTCTGCACTGCTTGGGGAGAAGGATGAAGAGGCGCTGCGTTCTTTGACAAGAGTTGAAGTGACAGAATTTGAAGATATTAAATCAGGTTAcagaatagatttttattttgatgaaaaccCTTACTTCGAAAATAAAGTTCTCTCCAAAGAATTTCATCTGAATGAGAGTGGTGATCCATCTTCAAAGTCCACTGAAATCAAATGGAAATCTGGAAAGGATTTGACGAAACGTTCAAGTCAAACACAGAATAAAGCCAGCAGGAAGAGACAGCATGAGGAGCCAGAGAGCTTCTTCACCTGGTTTACTGACCATTCTGATGCAGGTGCAGATGAGTTAGGAGAAGTCATCAAAGATGATATTTGGCCAAATCCATTACAGTACCACTTGGTTCCCGATATGGATGACgaaaaaggggaaggagaagaggatgatgatgatgatgaagaagaagaaggattgGAAGATATTGATGAAGAAGGAGATGAGGATGAAGgtgaagaagatgaagatgatgatgagggggaggaaggagaggaagatgaAGGGGAAGATGACTAA
- the ADIPOQ gene encoding adiponectin, translating to MLLPRAVLLLLVLPTHGQNSVTEGPGVLLPPPKGACTGWVAGIPGHPGHNGTPGRDGRDGTPGEKGEKGDPGLIGPKGDTGETGVTGVEGPRGFPGTPGRKGEPGESAYVHRSAFSVGLESRVTVPNVPIRFTKIFYNLQNHYDGTTGKFHCNIPGLYYFSYHITVYLKDVKVSLYKKDKAMLFTYDQYQENNVDQASGSVLLHLEVGDQVWLQVYGDGNSYGVYADNVHDSTFTGFLLYHDTN from the exons ATGCTGTTGCCACGAGCTGTTCTACTGTTACTGGTCCTGCCTACACATGGCCAGAACTCCGTGACAGAAGGGCCTGGagtcctgcttcccccacccaagGGGGCCTGCACAGGCTGGGTGGCAGGTATCCCAGGGCATCCTGGCCACAATGGGACCCCAGGCCGTGATGGCAGAGATGGCACTCCTGGTGAAAAGGGTGAGAAAGGAGATCCAG GTCTCATTGGTCCTAAGGGTGACACTGGTGAAACCGGAGTAACAGGGGTTGAAGGTCCCCGAGGCTTTCCAGGAACTCCAGGCAGGAAAGGAGAACCTGGAGAAAGCGCCTATGTACACCGGTCAGCATTCAGTGTGGGACTGGAGAGCCGGGTCACTGTCCCCAATGTTCCCATTCGCTTTACCAAAATCTTCTACAATCTGCAAAACCACTATGACGGCACCACTGGCAAATTCCACTGCAACATTCCTGGGCTCTACTACTTCTCCTACCACATCACAGTCTACTTGAAGGATGTCAAAGTCAGCCTCTACAAGAAGGACAAGGCGATGCTCTTCACCTATGACCAGTATCAGGAGAATAATGTGGACCAGgcctctggctctgtgctccTCCATCTGGAAGTGGGAGACCAAGTCTGGCTCCAGGTGTATGGGGATGGGAACTCTTATGGGGTCTATGCAGATAATGTCCATGACTCTACATTTACAGGCTTCCTTCTCTACCATGACACCAATTGA